One Rhodoligotrophos appendicifer DNA window includes the following coding sequences:
- the istA gene encoding IS21 family transposase: protein MFSVEVYAAVRRFVFVEGNSRREAARVFGLSRETVLKMCRFSLPPGYTRTKPVTKPKLGALLPVIDAILEADRTGPMKQRHTAKRIFERLRDEHGFGGGYTVVKDYVRIARARGRETFVPLSHPPGHAQVDFGEAVGVIAGVRCKIHFFCMDLPQSDAPFVKAYPAETTEAFLDGHVSAFAFFGGVPLSVLYDNLKIAVAKICGDGKRERTRAFTELVSHYLFSDRFGRPGKGNDKGKVEGLVKYARSNFMTPIPVAASFDDLNAMLAERCRARQAERAGRNAATIGERLGADLEAFRDMPAVPLEPCEKRAARVSSTALVRYRCNDYSVPTSHGFQEVMVKGFVDQVVILCGGEEIARHQRSYGSGTFIFDPLHYLALIETKPNALDQAAPLKDWGLPETFQHLRHLMEARMGNRGKREFIQVLRLMEAIPKEIVAGAVTEAIRLGAIGFDAVKQIALARVERRPARLDLAAYPHLPKTAVRTTSAADYAVLIPGRAA, encoded by the coding sequence ATGTTTTCCGTGGAAGTCTATGCTGCCGTCCGGCGCTTTGTGTTTGTCGAGGGCAACAGCCGTCGTGAGGCGGCCCGTGTCTTCGGGCTGAGCCGCGAGACGGTTTTGAAGATGTGCCGGTTCTCGTTGCCGCCGGGCTACACGCGCACCAAGCCTGTGACGAAGCCGAAGCTGGGCGCGTTGTTGCCGGTGATCGATGCGATCCTGGAGGCAGACCGAACTGGCCCGATGAAGCAGCGGCATACGGCGAAGCGGATCTTCGAGCGGCTGCGCGACGAGCACGGGTTTGGCGGCGGCTATACGGTGGTGAAGGACTATGTCCGGATCGCCCGAGCCAGAGGGCGCGAGACCTTCGTGCCGCTGTCGCATCCGCCCGGCCATGCGCAGGTGGATTTTGGCGAGGCGGTCGGCGTGATCGCCGGCGTCCGCTGCAAGATCCACTTCTTCTGTATGGACCTGCCGCAGTCGGATGCCCCGTTCGTGAAGGCGTATCCGGCCGAGACGACGGAAGCGTTCCTGGACGGGCATGTGTCGGCCTTCGCCTTCTTCGGCGGCGTGCCGCTGTCGGTGCTCTACGACAATCTGAAGATCGCGGTGGCAAAGATCTGCGGCGACGGCAAGCGGGAGCGGACGCGCGCGTTCACGGAACTGGTGAGCCATTATCTGTTCAGCGACAGGTTCGGCCGACCCGGCAAAGGGAACGACAAGGGCAAGGTCGAGGGGCTGGTGAAGTATGCCCGCTCGAACTTCATGACGCCGATCCCGGTGGCGGCGAGCTTCGACGATCTCAACGCTATGCTGGCCGAGCGGTGCCGGGCGCGGCAGGCGGAACGTGCCGGTCGCAACGCCGCGACCATCGGCGAACGGCTTGGCGCCGATCTCGAGGCCTTCCGGGATATGCCCGCTGTCCCGCTTGAGCCCTGCGAGAAGCGGGCGGCGCGCGTCTCGTCGACGGCGCTGGTGCGCTACCGGTGCAACGACTACTCGGTGCCGACCAGCCACGGCTTCCAGGAGGTGATGGTGAAGGGCTTCGTCGACCAGGTCGTCATCCTGTGTGGCGGCGAAGAGATCGCCCGCCATCAACGTTCGTATGGTTCGGGCACCTTCATCTTCGACCCGCTGCACTATCTGGCGCTGATCGAGACCAAGCCGAACGCGCTCGATCAGGCGGCGCCGCTGAAGGATTGGGGTCTTCCCGAGACGTTCCAGCATCTGCGCCATCTCATGGAGGCGCGCATGGGCAATCGCGGCAAGCGCGAGTTCATCCAGGTCCTGCGGCTGATGGAGGCGATCCCGAAGGAGATCGTGGCCGGCGCCGTCACCGAGGCAATCCGGCTCGGCGCGATCGGCTTCGATGCGGTCAAGCAGATCGCACTGGCTCGTGTCGAGCGTCGTCCCGCGCGGCTCGATCTCGCCGCCTACCCGCACCTGCCGAAGACGGCTGTGAGGACGACATCGGCCGCCGACTACGCGGTGCTCATTCCTGGGAGAGCGGCATGA